One window of the Emcibacter sp. genome contains the following:
- a CDS encoding RNA polymerase sigma factor: MENNRNSILEDLYKEHNQSLKGYVYRFLRSENEAEELAQEAFLRFHNAKNPEDIKSPKAFLYRIAHNLAMKALRRRKIIKFENTLDNELMEVKCAEPLADQALNSKQEYRLFCKAVAQLPPKCRQAFTLRVINKHSYKEIAAKLEISVSTAEKHVLKGMRDCQHYIKLHQRPGAVRTEKRDGENMNGDNAAKIRMIR; encoded by the coding sequence ATGGAAAATAACCGAAACTCTATTCTGGAGGATCTGTACAAGGAACATAACCAAAGTCTGAAAGGTTATGTCTACAGATTTCTGCGCTCGGAAAACGAGGCTGAGGAACTCGCACAGGAAGCGTTCCTCAGGTTCCATAATGCAAAAAACCCCGAGGATATAAAGTCACCGAAGGCCTTCCTGTACCGGATTGCCCATAATCTGGCGATGAAGGCATTGCGGCGGCGTAAAATTATAAAGTTCGAGAATACCCTCGATAACGAACTTATGGAGGTGAAATGTGCGGAGCCCCTGGCAGACCAGGCCCTGAATTCCAAACAGGAATACCGGCTGTTCTGCAAGGCGGTAGCTCAACTGCCGCCCAAGTGCCGCCAGGCATTTACACTTCGCGTAATCAATAAACATTCCTATAAGGAAATTGCAGCAAAGCTGGAAATTTCAGTCAGTACTGCTGAAAAGCATGTTCTGAAAGGGATGAGGGATTGTCAGCATTATATCAAGCTGCACCAGAGGCCAGGTGCCGTCCGGACGGAAAAAAGAGACGGCGAGAATATGAACGGGGATAATGCAGCTAAAATAAGAATGATACGGTGA
- the ruvX gene encoding Holliday junction resolvase RuvX, which translates to MITDIRDLKEKLKTGQRLLGLDLGSKTIGLALSDIMLSIASPMETIKRKKFTTDSERLLQIIREQNVGGLVLGLPMNMDGSEGPRCQSTRQFATNIQGKIDIPIVLWDERMSTMAVTRTLLEADASRKRRSELVDKMAAAYILQGALDHLSRL; encoded by the coding sequence ATGATAACAGACATCAGAGATCTCAAAGAGAAGCTTAAAACCGGGCAGCGCCTGCTCGGCCTGGACCTGGGCAGCAAGACCATCGGCCTTGCCCTGTCGGATATCATGCTAAGCATTGCCAGTCCGATGGAAACCATAAAGCGCAAGAAATTCACCACAGACTCGGAACGGCTGCTGCAGATCATTCGCGAGCAGAATGTCGGTGGTCTGGTGCTTGGCCTGCCTATGAACATGGACGGTTCGGAAGGCCCCCGTTGCCAGTCGACACGGCAGTTCGCCACCAACATACAGGGAAAAATCGATATCCCCATCGTCCTCTGGGATGAACGGATGTCAACCATGGCGGTGACCCGGACGCTGCTGGAGGCAGATGCCAGCCGGAAACGGCGCAGTGAGCTGGTCGACAAGATGGCTGCCGCCTATATTCTGCAGGGCGCCCTGGATCATCTGTCCCGCCTCTAA
- the thiC gene encoding phosphomethylpyrimidine synthase ThiC, producing MNIATKPEKMEVTTGPLPASRKVYMPGTVADTIRVPMREIDLHPSANEKPVPVYDTSGPYTDPAVEIDIYKGLSRTRQEWVISRGDVEEYEGRDIKPEDNGNASGKYLAQEFPVRHKPLKAKDGHAVTQMAYARRGIITPEMEYIAIRENMARAELAENYTPDEYAESFGASIPEQITAEFVRDEIARGRAIIPCNINHPELEPMIIGRNFLVKINANIGNSAVASSIAEEVEKMVWSTRWGADTVMDLSTGRNIHNTREWIIRNSPVPIGTVPIYQALEKVNGVAEDLTWEVFRDTLIEQAEQGVDYFTIHAGVLLRYVPMTAKRVTGIVSRGGSIMAKWCLAHHKENFLYTHFEDICEIMKAYDVSFSLGDGLRPGSIADANDEAQFGELETLGELTKIAWKHDVQVMIEGPGHVPMHKIKVNMDKQLKECHEAPFYTLGPLTTDIAPGYDHITSGIGAAMIGWFGCAMLCYVTPKEHLGLPDRDDVKVGVITYKIAAHAADLAKGHPGAQIRDDALSRARFDFRWEDQFNLALDPEKAREYHDATLPKEAHKVAHFCSMCGPKFCSMKISQEVRDFAAQKNQEGMIEMSKKFRESGAEIYQTVDANKEANKAL from the coding sequence ATGAATATCGCTACAAAACCGGAAAAAATGGAAGTCACGACCGGGCCGCTGCCGGCCTCACGCAAGGTCTATATGCCGGGAACGGTGGCGGATACGATCCGGGTGCCCATGCGGGAAATCGACCTGCATCCGTCAGCCAATGAAAAACCGGTGCCTGTCTATGATACCTCCGGTCCCTACACCGATCCCGCGGTCGAGATTGACATTTATAAAGGCCTGAGCCGGACTCGCCAGGAGTGGGTCATTTCCCGCGGCGATGTCGAGGAATATGAAGGCCGGGACATCAAACCGGAAGATAACGGCAATGCCTCCGGCAAATATCTGGCCCAGGAATTTCCGGTCAGACACAAGCCGCTGAAGGCAAAAGACGGCCACGCGGTAACCCAGATGGCTTACGCGCGGCGCGGCATTATAACACCGGAAATGGAATATATTGCCATTCGCGAGAATATGGCCCGGGCCGAACTGGCGGAAAATTACACCCCCGATGAATATGCGGAAAGCTTCGGCGCCAGCATCCCGGAACAGATCACGGCGGAGTTTGTGCGTGACGAGATCGCCCGCGGCCGCGCCATCATTCCCTGCAATATCAACCACCCGGAACTGGAGCCGATGATCATCGGCCGCAACTTCCTGGTCAAGATCAACGCCAATATCGGCAACAGCGCCGTGGCGTCGTCTATCGCCGAGGAAGTGGAAAAGATGGTCTGGTCGACCCGCTGGGGCGCCGACACGGTGATGGACCTCAGCACCGGCCGTAACATCCACAACACCCGCGAATGGATTATCCGCAACTCACCGGTGCCGATCGGCACCGTGCCGATCTACCAGGCGCTGGAAAAAGTCAACGGCGTGGCCGAAGACCTGACCTGGGAGGTCTTCCGGGATACGCTTATTGAACAGGCCGAGCAGGGGGTGGATTATTTCACCATCCATGCCGGCGTGTTGCTGCGTTATGTGCCCATGACCGCCAAGCGCGTGACCGGTATTGTCAGCCGCGGCGGCTCCATCATGGCGAAATGGTGCCTGGCCCACCATAAGGAGAATTTCCTCTATACCCATTTCGAGGACATCTGCGAAATCATGAAGGCCTATGACGTGAGCTTCTCGCTTGGTGACGGCCTGCGTCCGGGTTCCATCGCAGACGCCAATGACGAAGCCCAGTTCGGCGAACTGGAAACCCTCGGTGAACTAACCAAAATCGCCTGGAAGCATGACGTTCAGGTGATGATCGAGGGGCCGGGCCATGTGCCCATGCACAAGATCAAGGTCAACATGGACAAACAACTCAAGGAATGCCACGAGGCGCCCTTCTATACGCTTGGCCCGCTGACGACCGACATTGCGCCGGGCTATGATCATATCACCAGCGGCATCGGCGCCGCCATGATCGGCTGGTTCGGCTGTGCCATGCTGTGTTATGTGACACCGAAGGAACATCTGGGGCTGCCGGACCGGGATGATGTGAAGGTGGGTGTGATCACCTACAAGATCGCCGCCCATGCAGCTGACCTGGCGAAGGGTCATCCGGGGGCGCAGATCCGCGACGACGCTCTGTCACGGGCCCGCTTTGACTTCCGCTGGGAAGACCAGTTCAACCTGGCGCTCGATCCGGAAAAGGCGCGGGAATATCATGATGCGACCCTGCCCAAGGAAGCCCACAAGGTGGCGCATTTCTGTTCCATGTGCGGACCCAAGTTCTGCTCCATGAAGATTTCGCAGGAAGTGCGGGACTTTGCGGCGCAGAAGAACCAGGAAGGCATGATCGAGATGTCGAAGAAATTCCGTGAAAGCGGGGCCGAGATCTATCAAACGGTTGATGCCAACAAGGAGGCCAACAAGGCGCTTTGA